AGGGCATATTTTAGCCGAACTGGGGCATGCTCCAGGCACAGTAAAAGCCTTGAGGCTCGTATCTTCTAAAGCCCTGGAAGAAAAATCCATAGAGTCTATTGACGATGCAATGCTTATGATCAAGGAAATCTCTAAAAAAGTTGTAGACAATATGGAGGAAACCCCTGCTGAGTTCAGACCATCTCAGGTGGAGCTAACTTTTAATCTGCTTCTGACTATGAATGGGAGAGCAGTTATAACCAAATCAGAGGAGGAGAAAAACCTTAAAGTAGTGCTAAGGTGGAAAGACAAAGGAGATGAGATTGAGAAGGAAGTTCCAGAGGAGTAAGGCTGAAACTCTGCTTATAATCACATAATTTTTTTAATGCAAATATACGAATACGTTAGAAGATTTTCTGAATCAATATTCACTTAGTTGCTCTCAAATTAAATCCGCAGTTCTATCTATAATGGTTCTTGTTGTTTTTCTTCTTTGTCCCTGAAGGAAGAAATAAGTATGATTTAAAACAAATTGAAAGTGGTAGGTGGTATGAAGTCCAAACTTCTTGCTTTTTTACTTGCCGTTTCGCTTATTGCAAACGCTTACTTTGTCCTGTTTGAGGAACAGCCTTCCTTTGATGAAGAGCAAATCCAGGAAATGCAGGATCGCATAAATTTCCTTGAGACTGAAAATGAAAACCTTGAGGCGCAGCTAAATCAGAGTAATCAGTCGCTTCAGTCTTATGCTTCTCAGTTGGAATCCTATCGTGGGAGAATCTTTGAGCTTGAGAACAGTTCTCAAATGTGTCCTGCAGGAATTGAAGGTTTTGCTATCCTTCAGGGACCTGCGGTTTTCCAGAAAGTTGAACTGGAGAGGTCTGGCCCCTTTATCAGGGAAAGTATTTCTGAGGAAGGTGCTTTACTTGATATATCGGTTGAGATTAGACCAGGAAAAGGCCGCGTACTTGTTCAAACAGTTCCTCTAACCGGTGTAGGCTTCCAGGATGCGGCAAACACTGCTGTCTTCGTAGCCGAGAGTCAAACCGGACATCAGCTTTCAAGCAGTGATGTTATTTTTAGTGTAACTGCTGAAGAAGATATTCCCGGAGGGGTCGATGGTCCAAGTGCAGGCGCTCTAATGACCCTCCTTGCAATTTCCGCAGTCGATAATAATACCAGGCTAAATGATAGCATTACTCTAACAGGTACCATTGATAGTGAAGGCAATATAGGAGAGGTCGGTGGCATTCTCGAAAAAGCCAAGGCTGCAGAAGCAGGAGGCAAAACACTCTTCCTCATTCCCAGGGAAAATAGTCAACTTGTTATTTACAAGCTGGTAGAAAGAAACTTTGGCGGCTTTATAATTACTGAAAGGGAGGCAGAGATCGTAGACGCCGAGGAGTATATAGAAGAAAAGGTGGGAATCGATGTCGAATACGTAGATACGATAGATGATGTACTGAGGTATCAGAGATAAAATCCGGATCTGAATTTTTACTGTAACCCAAGTACATTTTTCACCGGAATTATCTCTTCTTTACTATCTTCAATTTTATACCCTCTATTTATTTATATAGCGCAAAGTATATATTTATACGCGTGAGATTGAACCTGTTTCAGGTTGCCATCTGATATGCAATTTTAAGTTCTGAAAAACAATCTTTCATCAACTATGTCACCAGAAATCATACCTATTATTGAAGAGCCTGCTCTCATTGTATCCAATACCGAAACTTCACTGGTAGTTGCCGACATCCACCTGGGGATAGAATGGGACCTTTACAGGAGCGGGATCAATTTGCCCAGCCAGATGGAAGGACGGCTGGACAGGATTCTGAGCTATATTCATGCAAATTCCCCCGACCGGATAATACTTCTTGGGGATATAAAGCACAATGTTCCTCAAGTTTCCTGGCAGGAGAAAGATGAAATTCCTCGCTTTCTTGAGACGCTTGCAAAACATACACATGTGGATATCTTCCCTGGAAACCATGACGGAGGGATCGAACTTCTTTTTAACAGACAAAAGGATATCAGGGTTCATTCCGCACGCGGGGCGGTTCTCGACGGAGTAGGATATTTTCACGGGCATACCTGGCCTGATCCTGAACTGCTAAGTGCCTCTCATATAATTGTCGCCCATAACCATCCTACAGTTCGCTTTACGGATGCTTTCGGCTATTCCATAACTGAGCCTGCCTGGATCAGGACAAAATTCAATGCAGATGTTCTGACGAGTCGATTCGGAAACCTCGATTTTGAAGACACTGCACAATGGGGCGACCCTGAACTATTCATAATGCCGGCTTTTAATGAATTATGTGGAGGCGTGCCTTTTAACGAATCCACTCTGGAAGATCTCCTGGGCCCTGCTTTTTCCTCAGGCGGGATCGAACTTGAGGCTTCAGAAGTGTATTTGCTTGATGGGACAAGACTAGGACTGCTCAGGAATATTCGGAAACTGCAACATACAAGGGTTCGAACCAGGACGCCGGGCAGGAGCTATAAGAACTCTAAAAAACCCGTCTGAGCTGATCAGAAGATAATCAGGGGATAAAATTTTAAGTGTTAGAACAACCCTTACAAAATTGCTCATCGTTTTGAGCTCTGTACCAGATCTTAAAACTTTTAAAGGAAAAGTGCTGCATTCTGAAAGAAATTCTCAGATATCAACTAGAAACAACATTGTGTCCAGTTTTCTGCATCTTTTCTCTTGAGATTTCCCTCATAATTCTAATTTTTTTACGCCATATCCAAATCTTTTTATGAAATTGATGTTTTATAATTGCTATTAATCTTTGAATATTTTAGAGAAAATTTGATGAGTAGCAATAATAAAGAATCCTGATGAATTAACATACAGTTTATTCAGACTGAATAATCGATATAATAAGATTGTTAGGCAGATGATCCCTTATTTTACTGAAAAGCAATCACAGAATTTACTCTGGCTGGTGAGACCGTAACTCCAGAAAAGTTCCCAGGTGCCAAAATGGTTACCAGCAGGTAATTCATAAAAGCTTTTAAATTTTTTATTCGGAATTTAGGAGGCTTGGAACGGAAGAATAACCGAGAAATTTTGGTGTCGATTTTATGGAATCTTTCCCATATCCCATCATGTAAATTCC
This region of Methanosarcina flavescens genomic DNA includes:
- a CDS encoding CU044_2847 family protein; the encoded protein is MIIDEEVIDVSSKNALKAGHILAELGHAPGTVKALRLVSSKALEEKSIESIDDAMLMIKEISKKVVDNMEETPAEFRPSQVELTFNLLLTMNGRAVITKSEEEKNLKVVLRWKDKGDEIEKEVPEE
- a CDS encoding S16 family serine protease, coding for MKSKLLAFLLAVSLIANAYFVLFEEQPSFDEEQIQEMQDRINFLETENENLEAQLNQSNQSLQSYASQLESYRGRIFELENSSQMCPAGIEGFAILQGPAVFQKVELERSGPFIRESISEEGALLDISVEIRPGKGRVLVQTVPLTGVGFQDAANTAVFVAESQTGHQLSSSDVIFSVTAEEDIPGGVDGPSAGALMTLLAISAVDNNTRLNDSITLTGTIDSEGNIGEVGGILEKAKAAEAGGKTLFLIPRENSQLVIYKLVERNFGGFIITEREAEIVDAEEYIEEKVGIDVEYVDTIDDVLRYQR
- a CDS encoding metallophosphoesterase produces the protein MSPEIIPIIEEPALIVSNTETSLVVADIHLGIEWDLYRSGINLPSQMEGRLDRILSYIHANSPDRIILLGDIKHNVPQVSWQEKDEIPRFLETLAKHTHVDIFPGNHDGGIELLFNRQKDIRVHSARGAVLDGVGYFHGHTWPDPELLSASHIIVAHNHPTVRFTDAFGYSITEPAWIRTKFNADVLTSRFGNLDFEDTAQWGDPELFIMPAFNELCGGVPFNESTLEDLLGPAFSSGGIELEASEVYLLDGTRLGLLRNIRKLQHTRVRTRTPGRSYKNSKKPV